TCGACAGCTATGAAGACGAAGCCGTCGGCGTCATTTCCAAGAACGAGCGCGGCATTCCCTGGGTGAGTGTCGTCACTCTGCATCCCCGGATTACATACAGCGGCTCCAAGACTCCCACTTCCGAGGAAGAGGATTCCCTCCACCACGCGGCGCACGAACAGTGCTTCATCGCGAATTCCGTGAAAACGGAAGTTAAGGTGGAACGCATCTGATTTCGGGCTGTTTGCCAGATGACATTAGAATGTAAAGATGCAGGAACGTCTTCAGAAGATTCTGGCGCATGCCGGTGTAGCCTCGCGAAGGCATGCGGAAGCAATGATCACCGGTGGCCGTGTCAGCGTGAACGGCCACATCATAACAGAGCTTGGGTCTAAGGCGGATTCGGCCGAAGACGTCATCAAAGTTGACGGCAAGAAGCTTCGGTCGGCCCAGCGTCATGTCTACGTCCTTCTAAATAAGCCGAAAAACGTCATGTCGACCTCGAGCGATCCGCAGGACCGTCCGACGGTCGTGGAGTACGTGAAAGGCAAGATCAAAGAACGCGTCTACCCGGTCGGGCGCCTCGATTTTGCTTCTGAAGGCCTGTTGATTCTGACGAATGACGGTGAGTTCACGAAGCTCATGACCAAGGCCGGTAACATCCCGAAGGTCTATTACGTCAAAGTGGCGCATCCTCCAGATGAACGGGACCTGGAACGGTTGCGCCGCGGCACCTACATCGATAAGGAGCGGCTGGCGCCGTGCGCGATCGAACAGCTGAAGAGCGGCGACAATCCCTGGTTTGCAGTGACGCTGCACCAGGGCAGAAACCAGCAGATCCGCCGCATGTTTCAGTCGATCGGACACCCGGTCGAAAAGCTCCGCCGGGTCCGGATCGGCTCTCTCGAAGACGAAAAACTGAAGCCGGGCGAGTGGCGATTCCTGACCGAGCACGAGGTCGCGGAATTCCAGCGGGAGTTCAAAAAATGAGTTTTGAGGAAGCGATTCCGCCGCACATCCAGCGCATACCCGGATACAAATCGGAGAATCCCGCGGAACAGATCGAACGTGAACTCGGCGTGAAAGTGGTTCAGCTCGGTATGAACGAGAACCCCTTCGGACCTTCGCCGAAGGCGGTTGAAGCCGCGCGAGCCTACATGGATCAGGTTGCGCCTTATCCCGACGATAGCGGATTCTTCCTCCGCCGGAAGCTCGCTGAACATTACAAGATTTCGATGGATGAACTGGTCATCAGCTGCGGCTCCAGCGATATTCTCGCAATGGCGTTTCACGCAGTTCTCGCTCCCGGAGCCGAAGTCTTAACCGGTGAAGCGTCATTCATCGTGTATTACCTGTTGGCCGAGATGCTGAACATGCCGATCGTACGCGTACCGATGAAAGACTACGCCTTCGATCTGGATGCCATGGCCGAACGCATCACGTCTCGAACCGCTCTGGTCGTCCTGGCAAATCCGAATAATCCCACCGGCACCATCATTCGCCGGAAGGAACTGGACGCCTTCATCAATCGAATACCGGACCGGGCGCTCATCGTTCTGGACGAAGCCTATTTCGAATACGTCAAGGAGCCGGACTACCCGAACTCGCTGGAATACGTTCGTGCCGGCAGGCCGGTATTGATCCTGCGAACGTTTTCCAAGGTGTTCGGGCTTGCGGGTCTGCGGATCGGCTACGGAATCAGCACCCGGAGCGTGATTGATACCTTGTACAAAGTCCGCATGGCTTTCAATACCAGCAGCGTCGCGCAGGCCGCGGCGATTGCGGCCTGGGACGACCACGCGCACGTCGAAAAAAGCGTCTCGTTGAATCACCAGGAAAGGGAGTTTCTCTACAACGAACTGTCCCGCCGCGGTGTGAAGTACGTGCCGTCATTTGCGAACTTCGTGCTGGTCGATGTCGGGCGGCCGGGAAGGGAAGTGACGACAGCTTTGCTCAAGCACGGAATCATTGTCCGTCCGGCATGGGGTTGTCCGACATGCATGCGCGTATCGGTAGGAACCCGCGAGCAGAATCAGAAATTCCTGAGCGCATTGGACAAGGTCCTATGACTATCCAGGAGATTCTGGAAGCGTATAAAACCATCGCCGTCGTGGGGTTGTCCTCGCAAACCTGGCGGCCGAGTTACTCGGTTTCGCGTTACATGCAGAGCGTGGGCTATCGCATTATTCCGGTGAATCCAAACGAGCGGGAAGTGCTTGGCGAGAAGGCATACGCTTCACTCGACGAGGTGCCGGATCCCATCGAAATCGTCGATATTTTCCGGCGCCCCGAATTCGTCCCCGATATTGTCGAGGCGGCGATCCGCCGGAAAGCTCGCGTCATCTGGATGCAACAGGGAATCATCCATGAGGCCGCAGCCGAGCGCGCCCGGTCCGCAGGGCTCGAAGTGGTGATGGATCGCTGCATTCTGGTCGAACACCGCAGCAATTTCGCTTAGCTTCATCCTGGCAGGTGTGGCCGTGGCCGGTCGTCAGGCAAGGATCGTCCGGTTCCGGTCTACGACATGCTGCGTCGAGCGCTTCCTGCGGCTCACTCGAGAGCGGACTTACGAAGACCGCCATAACCAAAACCACAACCAGGACCGTCGGAAACGAAGGCTCGCAAGACCAAATAGAAAGACGTTAAGGAGAAGTAAGACTGCTGCGGCGATGGTTGTTATTTCATATTCAGTCTAGTCATCCAGGGCTGATCGTCGCAACAGCTTCAAACCAACGCAAACCGGCTCAACGCGGCTGCCCTCACCCCGTCACAATATTCAGAAAATCCGCAACCTTCACCATACGGATGCCCTCGTAGCTTCCGCGCCTCAAGAAATCTCTATCGCCCGAAACGATATATTCCGAACCGGCTTCGACTGCACATTCCAAAATCCGATTGTCAGGCGGGTCCTCAATAATCACGTTCAGGGTTTGCTGAGGCACAACACTTCGAGCGGTGGCCTCCATCGTAGCCCGTGCACCTTCTAGCCGCGCATCCGACCAGCCGAACTTCCGCTTCAGCACGCCAAGTGTTTCTGCGATGATTTCCTCAGAAACAGCAAGATCAATCTCACCATCGCGGCCCATTTCTAAGAGCGAGAAAGCCTCGCCGCCGTATTGCAGAGCGGAAATGTACGTGGAGGTATCCAGGGTCGCGGAGGGCACTTATCTGCTGCGTTGTTCGTGGCGGTATTCTGCGATGGCTTTATTCGCGACGGCATCCACTTCGTCATCCGTCAAGTTGCCACGGCGGGCATCACCCTCGCGCTTGAGCTTGTCCATCCACCGCCGGCCAATGTCACGCTTTACGGCTTCGGCAATCAGCTCTTCCGGGCTCTTCTGCTCGGCTTGCGCCGCATTCTCAACCGCGGTGCCCAGATCGTCCGGTAACTCCACTTTGAATTCCTTCATAACCG
This sequence is a window from Terriglobia bacterium. Protein-coding genes within it:
- a CDS encoding putative toxin-antitoxin system toxin component, PIN family encodes the protein MPSATLDTSTYISALQYGGEAFSLLEMGRDGEIDLAVSEEIIAETLGVLKRKFGWSDARLEGARATMEATARSVVPQQTLNVIIEDPPDNRILECAVEAGSEYIVSGDRDFLRRGSYEGIRMVKVADFLNIVTG
- a CDS encoding CoA-binding protein, with amino-acid sequence MTIQEILEAYKTIAVVGLSSQTWRPSYSVSRYMQSVGYRIIPVNPNEREVLGEKAYASLDEVPDPIEIVDIFRRPEFVPDIVEAAIRRKARVIWMQQGIIHEAAAERARSAGLEVVMDRCILVEHRSNFA
- the hisC gene encoding histidinol-phosphate transaminase, which codes for MSFEEAIPPHIQRIPGYKSENPAEQIERELGVKVVQLGMNENPFGPSPKAVEAARAYMDQVAPYPDDSGFFLRRKLAEHYKISMDELVISCGSSDILAMAFHAVLAPGAEVLTGEASFIVYYLLAEMLNMPIVRVPMKDYAFDLDAMAERITSRTALVVLANPNNPTGTIIRRKELDAFINRIPDRALIVLDEAYFEYVKEPDYPNSLEYVRAGRPVLILRTFSKVFGLAGLRIGYGISTRSVIDTLYKVRMAFNTSSVAQAAAIAAWDDHAHVEKSVSLNHQEREFLYNELSRRGVKYVPSFANFVLVDVGRPGREVTTALLKHGIIVRPAWGCPTCMRVSVGTREQNQKFLSALDKVL
- a CDS encoding pseudouridine synthase, which gives rise to MQERLQKILAHAGVASRRHAEAMITGGRVSVNGHIITELGSKADSAEDVIKVDGKKLRSAQRHVYVLLNKPKNVMSTSSDPQDRPTVVEYVKGKIKERVYPVGRLDFASEGLLILTNDGEFTKLMTKAGNIPKVYYVKVAHPPDERDLERLRRGTYIDKERLAPCAIEQLKSGDNPWFAVTLHQGRNQQIRRMFQSIGHPVEKLRRVRIGSLEDEKLKPGEWRFLTEHEVAEFQREFKK